The nucleotide sequence AAAAGTCTTCAGTAAAGTCCTTAAAAAGCAAAAGTCCTTCAGTAAAGTCTGTAAAAGTTCAGTAAAAGTCCAAAAAGTCCCAGTAAAAGTAAAGTCAGTAAAAGTCCTTCAGTAAAAAGTCCTTCAGTAAAAAGTCCTTCAGTAAAAGTCATTCAGTAAAAAGTCCTTCAGTAAAAGTCCAAAAAGTCCTTCAGCCCCAGGATTGGATCTGGCCTCTGGACTGTTGTGAAACTGAGGGTCCACCGTTTGTCCAGCTCTTGAAGATCTCAGGGTAATGAGCATCTGTGtgctttggtttggtttggtttggaacGATCACTTCTGTTCTCACCAATGATGATCTGTAACAATTTCCAAATAATTTTATGGATAATTGTTTgagatgattattttctttccctcttctgTCTTCTTCACACTGTACACGTGTGTTTGATGCATGTCctctaatctgtgtgtgtgtgtgtgtgtgagctcagtgaaaacatggctgtcagctGGGCCACTTGAAACacttgtgtaataaaatctCTGTCAGTTTACGTCTCTGATATcaaggtcacatgatcacgtctttatttcattgtgaaactgaagtttctaaaccactcactctcccacatacacacactcacttgaaatcagtgattttaggtggcggggacacaggagctctgctgcctcgtgtggtcactttgtgtcactgaggttaatctgaactatgcatttaaaacaaggaggcagcagtgtgtgatgttaaaatcactgattttctctatgaggtttgacGTGGGAGACTGAGATAAAGACAAGGACATGCCCTTAAGAGACTAGgttttaagtggctaaaatctgaaTCTTTTGTAAGATTAATgtagattaaagattaaatctTAACGTAATATTCTAGATTAATgtgctgtagtttttttttttcatcactctTTGTTAGAATGAATTaagttgttttgtctgtttgaagACGTTTATatgagacaaacacagaagGGCTTTTTTGGATTGTAATGTTAGTTTTGAGGGAAATGTCTGATTGTGCTTTGCtctgcatgttgcagctgataACTGATCCACAGCTTCTGTCAACATGATTATTAATGATTGATTACTTTTGCTAGAGTGACGTCCGTCCACtgactctgtcctctgtctccagGACAACGAGGAAGGAGGCGAGGTGGTGAACGGGACATCGGAGCCCAGCCCCTCTGCGTCTCCCGGGGCAACTCGTAAATCAAAGGTCAGTCAGGCCGCGACACTGCCGGCCAAAAGCCATCAGGACGCTCCGACGTCCCAGCTGGAGGGCTTCCTGCACCGCAAGCATGAGTGGGAGGGGCCTAACAAGAAGGCATCAAACAGGTGGGCGGTCTGTTTAAGAGAACAGCCATTCCCATGATCCTCTGCTGTTGTCgtgattgttttcattgtgacaTGGTGTCTCTGCAGGTCATGGCACAACGTTTACTGTGTGATCAACCAGCAAGAGCTGGGATTCTACAAAGACCAGAAGAACGCGGCTCAGGGAATTCCCTACCACAGCGAGATCCCTGTCAGCCTGAAGGACGCCGTCTGCGAGGTGGCTCTGGattacaagaagaagaaacacgtCTTCAAACTCAAGTGAGACAAGGGTCATAATTTGTGATCATCTTTTATATAATCTGTGATCATCTTTGACACAATCTGTGATCATCTTTGACACAATTTGTGATCATTTTTCATATAATCTGTGATCATTTTTCATATAATCTGTGATCATCTTTGACATAATCTGTGATCATCTTTCATATAATCTTTGACATAATTTGTGATCATCTTTCAGATAATCTGTGATCATTTTTGATATAATCTGTGATCATCTTTGACATAATCTGTGATCATC is from Solea senegalensis isolate Sse05_10M unplaced genomic scaffold, IFAPA_SoseM_1 scf7180000016691, whole genome shotgun sequence and encodes:
- the LOC122763300 gene encoding spectrin beta chain, non-erythrocytic 1-like translates to RPSTDSVLCLQDNEEGGEVVNGTSEPSPSASPGATRKSKVSQAATLPAKSHQDAPTSQLEGFLHRKHEWEGPNKKASNRSWHNVYCVINQQELGFYKDQKNAAQGIPYHSEIPVSLKDAVCEVALDYKKKKHVFKLKITDGNEYLFQTKDDEEMNSWISTISAAVAGERSEVMPSSHSTPATAARAQTLPASVASATAESSPGKREKDKEKRFSLFSKKK